A genomic stretch from Sulfurihydrogenibium azorense Az-Fu1 includes:
- a CDS encoding Fur family transcriptional regulator — MKKLLNGIIFTHFRYLKYGDVMKKLAIPQGYKTTKQRKAILEVLEENITPMHAEDIYFKLKEKGIDISLSTIYRNLDMLQKQGLVIKAYMLNEDKARFGLSSKKNYLICQECKKIVIIDNCPFEKFKEELIEVHGFDILGHSIEVYGICPECKEKIKNDEKPSQENK, encoded by the coding sequence TTGAAAAAGCTTTTAAATGGTATAATATTTACTCACTTTAGATATCTTAAATATGGAGACGTAATGAAAAAGTTAGCAATACCACAAGGTTATAAAACAACAAAACAAAGAAAAGCAATACTGGAAGTTTTAGAAGAGAATATTACACCTATGCACGCAGAAGATATATACTTTAAACTCAAAGAAAAAGGAATAGATATAAGCCTTTCAACTATATACAGAAATCTTGATATGCTTCAAAAACAGGGTTTAGTTATTAAAGCTTACATGTTAAATGAAGACAAAGCAAGGTTTGGACTTTCTTCAAAAAAGAACTATCTAATCTGTCAGGAGTGTAAAAAGATAGTGATAATAGATAACTGTCCCTTTGAAAAATTCAAAGAGGAGCTGATAGAAGTCCACGGATTTGATATTTTAGGACACAGTATAGAAGTCTACGGAATTTGTCCTGAATGTAAAGAAAAAATCAAAAACGACGAAAAGCCTTCACAAGAAAATAAATAA